The sequence CGACGGAGCCGAACAGGCGCACGTGCCCGTACTCGAAGCCGTTGGCCCGCGAGTTGCGCTCGTTGAACGCCTCGACGATGCCGACGCCGGCGTTCAGGGTGAGCGAGAGGAACAGGCCGCCCACGATCGCGCCGAGCACCTGGTTCACCTCGACCAGCGGTGTGAAGACGAACGCGAAGAACGGTCCCATCAGCGCGCCGACGAGCACCACGAAGGCGAACAGGTGCTTGCGGAAGCCGAGCTTGTCCTGCAGGTAGCCGTACAGCGGCTGCAGGCAGAAGGCGGTCAGCGCCATCACGGAGTTCAGCAGGCCGATGTTGCCGTGGCTCATGCCGGCCTCGACCTCGAGCCAGCGGCTGAGGAAGGTGAAGGCGAGCTGCCAGATCGCGAAGTAGAAGAAGAACAGCCCGCCGAAGTTCCAGAAGGCGGGGTTCTTCAGGCTCGTGCCGGCGCTCGGGGGCGTGACGGCGGCGCTCATGAGAACTCACCCGAGGGCGGGAGCACCTCGGTGGAGGTCGGGGCCGGGCGGGTGCCCGGGGCGGGGGTGCCCCAGAGGGGGCGTCCCGCCTCGTCGAAGCGCAGCACCTGTGCGCAGGCGTGACGGTTGGGGTCGCGCAGCGGGTCGCCCTCGATGTGGGTGTAGGTGCGTGCGTGGTAGACCAGCACCGGCTGGCCGTCGGGCGTGGTGGTGAAGGAGTTGTGGCCCGGGCCGTACCGCTGCACGCTCGGATCGGAGACGAACACCGGGGTGGGGCTCTTGGTCCAGGAGGCGGGGTCGAGCAGGTCCGCGTCGGCCGACGCGGTGAGCACGCCCATCGCGTAGTCGATGCCGGTGGCCGCGCCCGAGTAGGTGAGGTAGAGGGTGCCCTCGTGCTCGAGGACGGCCGGTCCCTCGTTGACCCAGAAGCCCTTGATCTCCCAGTCGTGCTCGGGCCGGGTGAGCTCGACGGCGGGGCCGGCGAGGGTCCAGGGGTTCTCCATCGGGGCGATGTAGAGGTTCGAATGGCCCTCGACCTCGAGGTCCTCCTGGGCCCACACCAGGTACTGCCGGTCGCCGTGCACGAAGCTCGTCGCGTCCAGCGCGAACGATTCCCAGCCGGTGTCGACCTGGCCGCGCTCGGCCCACTCGCCCGTGAAGGGATCCGCGGCGGTGTTCTCGAGGACGAACACCCGGTGGTTGAAGGTCTCGTTGGTGCTGGGCGCATCTGCGGTGCCGTGCGCGTTCGGCGCGGCGGCGTAGTAGATGTACCAGGCGCCGTGCACGCGGTGGATCTCCGGGGCCCAGATCAGCTCGGACTGGGGGCCCTGATCGTGCTTGTGCCAGATGGCGACCTCGTCGGCCGCCTGGAGGCCGTCGAGGGTCTCGGCGCGGCGCAGGATGATGCGGTCGTACTGCGGGTGCGAGGCGGTGAAGTAGTACTGCCCCTCGTGCCGCAGCACGCAGGGGTCGGCGCGCTGCAGCACCAGCGGGTTCAGGGTCGGCTCGTCCGTGCGTCTCATGATTGTCACTCCCTGTGCGGCAGGGTCTCTCCCTGGGCGTGGCAGCGCCTCGATCATCTGGCGAGGCGCCGTCGGATCCTTCGAGGGTAAACGATGTAAAAAGCGCTGAGCAGGCACTTCATCACCGCCCGAATGAGCCCCGGCGCGCTGGTTCCGCCTGCTGGGCCGCATGACCTGCATCGCCGTCGCCCGCAGCCCGCGCACGGCGGGGCGCCGCCGAGAGCAAGATCACGGGCCGCGCCCGGATCTGTCCGGGCCTGCGCGGGGCAGCCCGTCCGGCTCGGCGAGGGCCGGTCTGCCCGGGCCTCCACAGGTCAGCCCGTCCGGCCCTGCGCGGGTCAGGCGGCGGCGATGCTGCGGGCGGCCAGGCGGCTGGCTCCGGGCAGGCTGAGCGCGCGCCGGGCGATCTGCTGCAGGCGCAGCTGGGCGCGGCTCGAGGGCGTGAAGAAGGAGGCGCTGCGCCGGCCCGCGCGCTGCACCCTCTCGGCCGTCGGCCGCCACCGGCGCTCGTACTCGGCCAGCCCCGCCTCGACGTGCGGCCCCGTGGCGCGCAGGCTCCGCGCGAGGGCCTCGGCACCGGCGATCGCGAGGGAGGTGCCCTGCCCCGCCAGCAGCGAGGGAGCGTGGGCGGCGTCGCCGGCCAGCACCACCCGGCCCCGGCTCCAGCGCGGCGCGACCGCCTGCGCGACCAGGTCGTCGTA comes from Brachybacterium faecium DSM 4810 and encodes:
- a CDS encoding predicted beta-xylosidase (PFAM: Glycosyl hydrolases family 43), whose translation is MRRTDEPTLNPLVLQRADPCVLRHEGQYYFTASHPQYDRIILRRAETLDGLQAADEVAIWHKHDQGPQSELIWAPEIHRVHGAWYIYYAAAPNAHGTADAPSTNETFNHRVFVLENTAADPFTGEWAERGQVDTGWESFALDATSFVHGDRQYLVWAQEDLEVEGHSNLYIAPMENPWTLAGPAVELTRPEHDWEIKGFWVNEGPAVLEHEGTLYLTYSGAATGIDYAMGVLTASADADLLDPASWTKSPTPVFVSDPSVQRYGPGHNSFTTTPDGQPVLVYHARTYTHIEGDPLRDPNRHACAQVLRFDEAGRPLWGTPAPGTRPAPTSTEVLPPSGEFS